One window of Mesorhizobium sp. WSM4904 genomic DNA carries:
- the narH gene encoding nitrate reductase subunit beta, with protein sequence MKIRAQIAMVLNLDKCIGCHTCSVTCKNVWTNREGVEYAWFNNVETKPGVGYPKEWENQQKWNGGWRRKKNGKIEPKMGAKWRILANIFANPDLPEIDDYYEPFTFDYEHLHTAKESKAFPTARPRSAITGERMEKIEWGPNWEEILGGEFEKRSKDVNFEGVQKDIYGQFENTFMMYLPRLCEHCLNPACAAVCPSGAIYKREEDGIVLIDQDKCRGWRMCVSGCPYKKIYYNWSSGKSEKCIFCFPRIEAGQPTVCSETCVGRIRYLGVILYDADRIEAAASMPREEDLYQAQLDVFLDPNDPAVIAQARADGIPDNWLEAAKLSPVWKMAMEWKIAFPLHPEYRTLPMVWYVPPLSPIQSAAAAGKMGLDGDMPDVRSLRIPLQYLANLLTAGNEEPVALALERMLAMRSYMRAKTIDGRLDESIAARVGLTGSAIDEMYKVMAIANYEDRFVIPTSHREWSEDAQDMRGSCGFSFGNGCSGGSTETNLFGTKQTKRPTNPMEIA encoded by the coding sequence ATGAAGATCCGCGCTCAGATCGCGATGGTGCTGAACCTCGACAAATGCATCGGGTGTCACACCTGCTCGGTTACCTGCAAGAACGTCTGGACCAACCGGGAAGGCGTCGAATACGCATGGTTCAACAATGTCGAGACCAAGCCGGGCGTCGGCTATCCCAAGGAGTGGGAGAACCAGCAGAAATGGAACGGCGGCTGGCGCCGCAAGAAGAATGGCAAGATCGAGCCGAAGATGGGCGCCAAGTGGCGCATCCTTGCCAACATCTTCGCGAACCCTGATTTGCCCGAGATCGACGACTATTACGAGCCGTTCACTTTCGACTACGAACACCTGCACACGGCGAAGGAATCGAAGGCTTTCCCCACGGCCCGCCCACGCTCGGCCATCACCGGCGAGCGGATGGAAAAGATCGAATGGGGTCCGAACTGGGAGGAGATCCTCGGCGGCGAGTTCGAGAAGCGGTCGAAGGACGTGAACTTCGAGGGCGTCCAGAAGGACATCTACGGCCAGTTCGAAAACACCTTCATGATGTACCTGCCGAGGCTTTGCGAGCACTGCCTCAACCCGGCTTGCGCGGCGGTGTGCCCGTCGGGAGCCATCTATAAACGCGAGGAGGACGGCATCGTCCTGATCGATCAGGACAAGTGCCGCGGCTGGCGCATGTGCGTCTCCGGCTGCCCCTACAAGAAGATCTACTACAACTGGTCGTCGGGCAAATCGGAGAAGTGCATCTTCTGCTTCCCGCGCATCGAGGCGGGCCAGCCGACCGTTTGTTCGGAAACCTGCGTCGGGCGCATCCGCTATCTCGGCGTGATCCTCTACGACGCCGACCGCATCGAGGCGGCCGCCAGCATGCCGCGTGAGGAAGACCTCTATCAGGCGCAGCTCGACGTCTTCCTCGATCCGAACGATCCGGCCGTCATCGCCCAGGCCCGTGCCGACGGGATTCCCGACAACTGGCTGGAGGCGGCCAAATTGTCGCCGGTCTGGAAGATGGCGATGGAGTGGAAAATCGCCTTTCCGCTGCACCCTGAGTACCGCACCCTGCCGATGGTCTGGTACGTTCCGCCGCTCTCGCCCATCCAGTCGGCGGCCGCCGCCGGCAAGATGGGGCTGGACGGCGACATGCCCGACGTGCGTAGCCTGCGCATCCCGCTCCAGTATCTCGCCAATCTGCTGACGGCAGGCAATGAGGAGCCTGTGGCGCTCGCGCTCGAACGCATGCTGGCGATGCGAAGCTATATGCGGGCAAAGACGATCGACGGCCGCCTCGACGAATCGATCGCGGCGCGGGTCGGCCTGACCGGCTCGGCCATCGACGAAATGTACAAGGTGATGGCGATCGCCAATTACGAGGATCGTTTCGTCATCCCGACGTCGCACCGCGAATGGAGCGAGGACGCCCAGGATATGCGCGGCTCCTGCGGCTTCTCCTTCGGCAATGGCTGCTCGGGCGGTTCCACGGAGACCAACCTCTTCGGCACCAAGCAGACCAAGCGGCCGACAAACCCGATGGAGATCGCGTGA